One uncultured Carboxylicivirga sp. genomic window, GTGGTTCGTAATGATATAGAATATCTGGGTAACTACCCGTTTCACTATGTTATTTTGGACGAAAGTCAGAATATTAAAAATCCCGGATCCAAGATTTATCAGGCTGTGTCTGAATTAAAATCAACATATCGTTTGGTACTGACCGGTACGCCTATCGAAAACGCGCTGGTTGATTTATGGGCGCAGATGAACTTTGTAAATAAAGGATTACTGGGTAGTTTAAACTTCTTTAAAAACAATTTTGCAGGTCCTATTGAGAAAAAGCAGAATGAAGAAAAAGAGAAGAAACTGCAACAATTGATTACTCCTTTTATTTTGCGACGGACCAAAGAAATGGTTGCCAAAGAGCTCCCTCCTGTTACTGAGCAGGTTTTACTGTGCGATATGACTGAGGATCAACAAAAATTTTACGATAGGGAGAAATCAGGTATTAGAAATGAATTACTGAAGGCTGTTGAGCAAACCGGAATCAATAAAAATGCAATCCTGGCGCTAAAAGCACTTACTAAATTACGTCAGATTGCCAACCACCCGGTATTAGTTGATAATACGTATAAAGGTAAATCAGGTAAATACCAGCAGATTTTTGAAAAACTCGAGAATATTATCAAGGAAAAACATAAAGTATTGATCTTTTCATCTTTTGTGAAAGATCTGGAACTTATCGAAAAGGATTTAAAAGCTCAACGATTGAGATATTCGAAATTGGTAGGTTCAACCCTCGACAGAAATAAGGCTGTGGAAGAATTTACCAAAAACGAAGACTGCCGAATTTTTCTGATATCGCTAAAAGCCGGTGGTGTTGGATTAAACCTGGTTGAAGCCGATTATGTATTTGTTCTTAATCCATGGTGGAATCCGGCAGCTGAAGCTCAGGCCATCAACCGAGCTCATCGTATCGGACAGACGAAAAATGTATTTGTGTATAAATTTATTTCGGCCGATAGTATTGAGGAAAAGATTATGCGCTTACAGGAGAAGAAAATGGAGCTGGCCGACACCTTTATCACCACCAATAATCCGTTAAAAGATATTAGTGATTCGGAGCTAAAAGAATTATTTGCATAGTTTTTGTAGCTTAGTGCCGTAAATGCTTTACGCATTATTTAATTGAAAGAATAGCCATAAATAAAACTGAAAACATTAATTATATGAAAATATTAAGCACATTATTTCTGTCATTTTTTCTTGTGTTTGGAATGCAGGCTCAGGAAGAAGATTCTACCATACAGAAACAAGTACGTAAAATGGGATCATTCGACCGTGTTAAGGCCAGTAAAGGAGTAAATGTTACCTTGATAGAAGGAGAAAAAGAATCGGTTGAAGTACATATTAAAAACGGAGAGCTCAGCGACGTAATTACCGAATTAGATAGCCGCCAGTTGGTTGTTAAGATGAAAACCAAGATTTATAAAGGTGTGGCAGTACAAGTGTATGTAACGTACAAAACCATTCGTGAGGTTGAAACCGGATCCGGCGGTAGTATTGATGCTGAAAACACCATTTATGCCGATAAGCTGAAAATAAAGGCTGGTGCCGATTCAAGTATTGAACTGGATGTGGATGTAAATGCTGTTGAGGCTTCAGGTAATGCTGCCCGCATTGAATTATCGGGTGTTTGTAATGTGCAGGAAGTTAATATGGGTACCGGAGGTAAATATTACAGTTATCCGTTAGACAGTAAAGAAGCCGTTGTTAAAGCAACATTGGGTAGTACCATTGAAATTACTGTTAAGGAAAAACTAAATTCTTCAACCAGTACCGGTGGATCCGTTACTTACAAAGGCGAACCGGCAAAAATAGAAATTAAAGGAAAAGTTCAGGAAGCTGAAGAATAAATCAGCTTCATTACAAACGAATTAGCAAAAAGGCGCAAAGAAAGCTGTATTCAGCACTTGTATTATACAATGAAATTACCTTTCTTTGCACCGCATTTGAGCCAAGGGGCTTTAAAAATGTTCAAAATATTGGTTCCGTAGCTTAATTGGATAGAGCACCTGGTTACGGCCCAGGAGGTTAGGGGTTCGAGTCCCTTCGGGATCACAGATTGAATATTGATTTCAGTTCAAAAGCACTTAAAGTTAACACTTTAGGTGCTTTTTGTTTTTTGTGAAGGTGTCAAATTTAGCCATAAAAACACATGCTAAACGAGACTAAATCGAGACCCTTCTATCAATAAGCATGATCCCTCCTATAGGTCTCGATTAAATAGATTAACACTCTGATATTTTGAAATTTAAATTAGCGTGTTTTGATGCGATTTGGGTTTTAAAATTGTAATTCTCCTGCATAACTTAGAGACCATCAGAACACAGAATCTTTAACTTTTAAAACTGTGTGTTATGAGAATTACAACAAACTTCCTTTTAAAAAAGGCAAAAAGAAGAAGTGATGGAACCTACCCTATTTACATTAGAGCTACTTTGGATGGCAGGCGTATCGAATTGTCAACAGGAGTCTTTGTTTCTGATGAAAGCTGGAATAAAACAGAACAGAAAATCATTAACAAATATCCTAATGCAAAATTATTAAATAACCGACTTTCTAAAGTTGTTAATAAACTAATCGAAATCCATTATCAGTTGGAAGCGCTGGGCGATGAATACGATATTCAATCCATAAAAGAACATTTTAGCGGAACACCCAAATTTTATTTGGTTAATACCTTTCAAATAGTAATTGACTCTATCGAAAAGAAAGTTGGGTTTGGCTATTCATACGGAACCTACAAACACTATAAAACCACACTCAAACGTCTGAAGTTATTTTTAAATGATTCATACAATAAACAAGATATTTCACTTAACAAGATTGATTATAACTTCCTTAATTCTTTTGATACCTGGCTGAAAGTGAAACATCAGGTTTCGGGACATACCGTTGGGAAATATCACAAACAGCTTAAGAAAGTGCTTAATGATGCTATAGCCCTAAAATTATTGGACAAAAATCCGTATACCAACTTTAAAATTAAGAGTTATCAAGGAAAGCGGGATTTTCTAACCATGGAAGAAGTCAATACCATTGAAGGAAAACAATTTGAGTTCGCCAGAATAAATGTAGTAAGTGACATTTTTATTTTTGCATGCTATACCGGATTATCTTATTCAGATATAGCCAATCTCACATTAAAGCACATTATGCGAGGTGATGATAATGAAGAATGGATTGTAGTTGATCGCAAGAAAACAGATAATCGTTGTCGTATACCCTTATTACCCAAAGCTAAGTGTATCATTGAGAAGTATAAGGATTATCCGGTCAGTAATAATAAAGGCAGACTTTTACCTGTTAATTCCAATCAAAAAATGAACGCCTATTTAAAAGAGATCGCAGATATCTGTAAAATCAATAAGAACTTATCTATGCATGTTGCCAGACATACTTTTGCAACTTCTGTTACATTAGCTAATGGTGTACCTATTGAGACAGTCTCCAAAATGCTTGGGCATGATTCGCTTAAGACAACTCAGATTTATGGAAAAATCATTGATTCTAAAATCAGTAAGGATATGAAAAAGTTGAAAGCACTTTTGTAACTTACCAGATATTTTGAATAATTAGCTCCTCGCTTTGATTATAACTTAAGAGTTTTTTTATAGACTCTCGGAGAGCAAGATTTTCGTTTTCAGGTACTGAAAAACACATCTTGCATTTGTTTTTAAGCAGGTAACTTTTCAGAATCAGTTAGCTAAACTCTTTTTCTTTTTATTCCGGTTTCTATCTTTAAATACATACATCATTGCTTTTTTACATGCGTAAGCCACCCATCAATTAAGGGTATGGTTTGGCAAAAGGAAGCGGAATAAAAAGCCCTTGAGTTGGCAGGAGAAATCAATTCAAATATATTTTGAGCGGTCAAAGCAAAGGGCTTGTATTATGAGGAACGAGATAATAACAAGCTTTTTGCTGTCGGGGTTGTGTGTTGGGTAAGAAAATTTTTTTGATTGATTTCGGCGGGTTTATGCCGAACACTTTTGTCAGAACCATGACCGAAAACATTTTTGCTGAAGCATGGATAAAAAGCGTGTCTAAAAATAAGATTTTCGATAATTATTAAATGTAATTTAATCCTGGGTTTTGTGAGACGCTTCTGATTACTTTAAAAATAATATTTGATATTGTGTAAAGTCTTTATGAGATAATTATAGTTGAATAAATCATAACTACTTCTTTAGATTTTCTTTAAAATTCATCCTTATATTTATTCTATGAAAATTTTAATTATAGAAGATGAGCTAGATCTTTTAGAGGAAATAAGCTCTTATCTATTAAAGGAAGACTATATATGTGAAGTTGCCTGTAATTACAAGGATGCTCTTGAGAAATTACAAATTTACCACTACGATATTGCCATTGTAGATATTACACTACCAGGAGGTTCAGGACTTTCTTTGATCGAGTTATTAAAGAAAACTAATACTGATTCTGGCATTCTGATTATCTCTGCTAAAAATTCGCTTGACGACAAATTGAAGGGGCTTGAAATTGGTGCTGATGATTACATTACAAAACCTTTTCATTTAGCTGAATTGAATGCCAGAATTAAAGCGATAATAAGAAGACGGAAATTTGATGGTGTAACAGAAATAATATTTAACGAGATTAAAATTAATCCCGAAGATAAAATAGTGGATGTAAACAACAATAAATTAAGGCTTACTAAAAAAGAGTACGATTTGCTCCATTTCTTTATTGCAAACAAGAATCGCTTACTTACCAAAGAATCAATAGCGGAACACCTTTGGGGCGATAACATTGATCTGGCTGATAATTTTGATTTTGTTTATACCCATATCAATAATCTCAGAAAAAAAATTATTGCAGCAGGAGGCACTGATTATTTACAAACTATTTATGGTATGGGGTATAAATACACCGACTTATGAAACTTACCCAGAAGTTAAATAGTCAATATGTAAGCTATTCATTAGCAATATTTATAATCGTAGGAATTGCTTTATTTATTGTTTTAAAGAATATTGTTAATGAAGATACAGATGAAAAATTAGAAAACACATTTGAGCAAATAGAATTACTAATAAGTGAAAAACCTCAATCACTAAATTTGTATCCAACTATAAATGTAAATCAAGGTTTAGAAAAACCATTTAATAAATATTTCTCAGATACTACTCTTTTAGTTAATGACGAATTGGAAGAATACCGACAATTAATCGGATCGGTAACCATTGAAAATGTTCATTATAAGATAATCGTTCGCGAACTAGGTATTGAGTCAAGCGACTTACTTAGTACACTGGCCGTTGTTATTTTGATAGGTTTTCTATTTTTAATTCTTTCATTGTATGTTATAAACAAGAGAATAACACAAACAACATGGTTGCCTTTTTATTATAACCTTGAAAAATTGAAACAATTTTCACTTCAATCATCAAAACCTTTCATTCCGACAAAAACTGACACAGAAGAGTTTAATGAAATGAATATTGTTTTAAAATCGCTTACCGACAAAGTGATTTCTGATTACGATAACCTTAAAAAGTTTTCAGAAAATGCCTCGCACGAACTTCAAACACCTTTGGCTATTATTCGAACTAAAATTGAAGCCATTTTGGATGAAAATACATTATCATCAACACAAGTTGAAAAGATGCAATCTATCTATCAGAATATAAATCGATTATCAAAAATCAACAAAGGTTTAATCCTACTAACAAAAATTGAGAATAAGCAATTTACGGGGCAAGAAGAAATAAGCCTAAATGATATTATCAAGAATCAAATCGAGAACTTTAGTGAGCTTATTGAAATGAAACATCTTGTATTTGATTACCACTTTCAATCCGATTGGAAGATAAAAGGTGATAAAATATTGGTTGAAATGCTGGTAAATAATTTGTTTGCCAATTCGATACTTCATAATATTGAAAATGGACAGCTTATCATTGAACTCGACAATTATTTATTAAAATTTTCAAATTCAGGTGAAAGAATCATCTCTGAAAATGAAAAATTATTTGAACGTTTCTATAAAAGCGGAGCAACAGGTTCAACCGGACTCGGGTTAGCTATTTCAAAACAAATTTGTTTAAGTATGGGGTTGAATATTAGTTATACTTTTGAAAATCAACTTCATATTTTCAAAATTTCCTTTTAACATTTTACAATCTTTAAAAAGTCTTTAGAATTCACTATTACCTTCACTCTTATTAAACGAAAAATAATAAGAGATGAAAAAAACTATCTTATCCTTTTTAGCTAGTGGTTTAGTGTTTATTGCATGTGGGCAAAACCCTACACCCCCTAAAGAAGTGCAGACAGCATTTTCAAAACAGTTTAAAGAAGTGCAAAATCCGAAATGGGAACAGGAAGACAATGAATGGGAGGCTGAATTTAAAGTAAATGGAACAGAAATGTCAGCTAGTTTCGATAATTCAGGCAATTGGCTTGAAACTGAAACTGAAGTAAAAAAGAAAGATGTTCCTGCAGATATTTTCAAAGCTGTAAACCTGAAATTTGAAGGTTGGGAAATGGAAGAAGTTGAAAGAATCGAAAAACCTAATTTTAAAGGGTATGAAATCGCTTTAGAAAAAGGTGAAACCGAAACCGAGATTTTGGTAAATGATTCAGGAGAGATTACCATAAAGAAGGTTAAAGTTGAAGATGACGAGGAGGATAATGATTAGTCACTAAAATACAGCAACTTGAATAAAAAGAAACGCAAATTCCATTGCGTTTCTTTTTTAAAACTGAATACATGAAGATACATTTCATTTCAATCTTGTCCCTTATTTTATTTGTATTTTCCTGCAATAAAATATATGCTCAACTGAGCTTT contains:
- a CDS encoding head GIN domain-containing protein, which encodes MKILSTLFLSFFLVFGMQAQEEDSTIQKQVRKMGSFDRVKASKGVNVTLIEGEKESVEVHIKNGELSDVITELDSRQLVVKMKTKIYKGVAVQVYVTYKTIREVETGSGGSIDAENTIYADKLKIKAGADSSIELDVDVNAVEASGNAARIELSGVCNVQEVNMGTGGKYYSYPLDSKEAVVKATLGSTIEITVKEKLNSSTSTGGSVTYKGEPAKIEIKGKVQEAEE
- a CDS encoding site-specific integrase, whose product is MRITTNFLLKKAKRRSDGTYPIYIRATLDGRRIELSTGVFVSDESWNKTEQKIINKYPNAKLLNNRLSKVVNKLIEIHYQLEALGDEYDIQSIKEHFSGTPKFYLVNTFQIVIDSIEKKVGFGYSYGTYKHYKTTLKRLKLFLNDSYNKQDISLNKIDYNFLNSFDTWLKVKHQVSGHTVGKYHKQLKKVLNDAIALKLLDKNPYTNFKIKSYQGKRDFLTMEEVNTIEGKQFEFARINVVSDIFIFACYTGLSYSDIANLTLKHIMRGDDNEEWIVVDRKKTDNRCRIPLLPKAKCIIEKYKDYPVSNNKGRLLPVNSNQKMNAYLKEIADICKINKNLSMHVARHTFATSVTLANGVPIETVSKMLGHDSLKTTQIYGKIIDSKISKDMKKLKALL
- a CDS encoding response regulator transcription factor, whose product is MKILIIEDELDLLEEISSYLLKEDYICEVACNYKDALEKLQIYHYDIAIVDITLPGGSGLSLIELLKKTNTDSGILIISAKNSLDDKLKGLEIGADDYITKPFHLAELNARIKAIIRRRKFDGVTEIIFNEIKINPEDKIVDVNNNKLRLTKKEYDLLHFFIANKNRLLTKESIAEHLWGDNIDLADNFDFVYTHINNLRKKIIAAGGTDYLQTIYGMGYKYTDL
- a CDS encoding HAMP domain-containing sensor histidine kinase is translated as MKLTQKLNSQYVSYSLAIFIIVGIALFIVLKNIVNEDTDEKLENTFEQIELLISEKPQSLNLYPTINVNQGLEKPFNKYFSDTTLLVNDELEEYRQLIGSVTIENVHYKIIVRELGIESSDLLSTLAVVILIGFLFLILSLYVINKRITQTTWLPFYYNLEKLKQFSLQSSKPFIPTKTDTEEFNEMNIVLKSLTDKVISDYDNLKKFSENASHELQTPLAIIRTKIEAILDENTLSSTQVEKMQSIYQNINRLSKINKGLILLTKIENKQFTGQEEISLNDIIKNQIENFSELIEMKHLVFDYHFQSDWKIKGDKILVEMLVNNLFANSILHNIENGQLIIELDNYLLKFSNSGERIISENEKLFERFYKSGATGSTGLGLAISKQICLSMGLNISYTFENQLHIFKISF
- a CDS encoding PepSY-like domain-containing protein, which translates into the protein MKKTILSFLASGLVFIACGQNPTPPKEVQTAFSKQFKEVQNPKWEQEDNEWEAEFKVNGTEMSASFDNSGNWLETETEVKKKDVPADIFKAVNLKFEGWEMEEVERIEKPNFKGYEIALEKGETETEILVNDSGEITIKKVKVEDDEEDND